The proteins below are encoded in one region of Halorhodospira halochloris:
- a CDS encoding phosphatidate cytidylyltransferase, whose translation MFRARLITALVLGPLLIAAIWLLPTPAIAVLVAAVSGLAAWEWTHLMGVEDTKARAGLVAAFMATLPPGYLLLDVTWAAEFIFYGAVLLWGCALLWLLIFSQRNIPAPAPAIAAVIGWLLLWPCWLALVYVHGHTNWGPFWHTFLLVLVWVADTGAFFAGKAWGKHRLAPSISPGKSWEGAIVGGVAGVIAGFGLIWALQPQIPPLVLVLAWSAVIVAVSVIGDLFESMLKRQRGVKDSGGLLPGHGGILDRIDSITAAAPFLAAGLAWWQSGM comes from the coding sequence ATGTTTAGGGCTCGCTTGATAACAGCCCTAGTGCTAGGGCCTTTGCTTATTGCTGCTATTTGGCTTTTACCCACCCCTGCTATAGCGGTGCTAGTAGCGGCTGTATCAGGTCTTGCGGCGTGGGAATGGACCCACCTGATGGGGGTTGAAGATACCAAGGCGAGAGCCGGACTGGTTGCCGCATTCATGGCTACATTGCCGCCTGGGTATTTGCTCTTGGACGTCACCTGGGCTGCAGAGTTTATTTTTTATGGAGCGGTCCTGTTGTGGGGATGCGCCCTGCTGTGGCTGCTGATTTTCTCTCAACGTAATATACCGGCACCGGCGCCAGCAATCGCCGCGGTTATAGGCTGGCTGTTGCTGTGGCCGTGCTGGTTAGCCCTAGTTTATGTCCACGGCCATACCAATTGGGGCCCGTTTTGGCATACCTTTTTGCTGGTCTTGGTATGGGTTGCTGATACTGGTGCGTTCTTTGCCGGTAAAGCTTGGGGAAAGCATCGCTTGGCTCCCTCAATCAGCCCGGGGAAGAGCTGGGAAGGTGCTATTGTTGGCGGGGTTGCTGGGGTGATAGCGGGATTTGGGCTGATCTGGGCTTTACAACCGCAGATTCCACCGCTGGTGCTCGTGCTCGCATGGAGTGCGGTGATTGTGGCAGTATCCGTCATCGGCGATTTGTTTGAGAGCATGCTGAAGCGCCAGCGTGGCGTTAAGGATAGCGGGGGTTTACTGCCAGGACATGGTGGAATACTCGACCGCATAGACAGTATTACGGCGGCTGCGCCGTTTTTGGCAGCGGGGTTGGCGTGGTGGCAGAGCGGAATGTAA
- the dxr gene encoding 1-deoxy-D-xylulose-5-phosphate reductoisomerase, with protein MQLAVLGATGSIGQSTLDVVARHPERLRVVAVAAGRDVEGLVEICRQHRPAYAALDDPQAAREFEQRLRQEGLGGITVGSGEQGVAELAELAEVDAVVTAVVGAAGLASSMAACRAGKRILLANKETLVVAGELFMSTAAASGAEIVPVDSEHNAVFQALPADKRIDGNGVERIVLTASGGPFRDRDPDTLAAITPEQACAHPNWSMGRKISVDSATMMNKGLEVIEACHLFDLSPGRVDVVIHRQSLIHALVGYKDGSYLAQIGSPDMRVPIAYALGFPQRVESGVELLDLVAAGRLDLEAVNERRFPCLSLAYQALRSGGGACAVLNAANEIAVDAFLNSRLRYDLIAPVIEETLAEQGIVATPTDLESAREVDAQARLTAERAVIRQAE; from the coding sequence ATGCAGCTTGCAGTATTGGGAGCTACTGGTTCGATTGGTCAAAGCACCCTGGATGTGGTTGCCCGCCACCCTGAGAGATTGCGGGTGGTTGCGGTAGCTGCAGGTAGAGATGTAGAGGGTTTGGTCGAGATATGTCGCCAGCATCGGCCGGCTTACGCCGCTCTGGACGATCCACAAGCAGCCCGGGAGTTTGAGCAGCGCTTACGCCAAGAAGGCTTAGGCGGCATTACCGTTGGTTCGGGTGAGCAGGGGGTTGCCGAGCTAGCGGAGTTGGCTGAAGTCGATGCTGTAGTAACTGCAGTGGTTGGTGCCGCGGGACTTGCCTCATCAATGGCGGCGTGCCGGGCAGGCAAGAGGATTCTGCTGGCTAACAAGGAAACACTGGTGGTTGCCGGTGAGCTCTTCATGAGCACTGCCGCTGCTAGCGGTGCCGAAATAGTGCCGGTAGATAGCGAGCACAATGCCGTTTTTCAGGCCCTGCCTGCAGATAAACGCATCGATGGCAATGGGGTGGAGAGGATTGTGCTTACTGCCTCTGGTGGGCCGTTCCGTGATCGGGATCCGGATACGCTAGCAGCAATAACCCCTGAGCAGGCTTGTGCACACCCGAATTGGTCGATGGGCCGGAAGATATCTGTTGATTCGGCCACCATGATGAACAAGGGACTTGAAGTAATAGAGGCCTGTCATCTGTTCGATTTAAGTCCTGGACGGGTGGATGTTGTTATCCACCGGCAGAGCCTGATCCACGCCTTGGTCGGGTACAAAGACGGCTCTTATCTAGCCCAAATCGGCTCGCCGGATATGCGCGTGCCCATAGCCTATGCACTCGGATTTCCTCAGCGCGTCGAATCGGGTGTCGAATTGCTCGATCTGGTAGCTGCCGGCAGGCTTGATCTGGAGGCTGTAAATGAACGCCGCTTCCCCTGTCTAAGTTTGGCATATCAGGCTTTGCGTAGCGGCGGAGGAGCGTGTGCAGTGCTCAATGCTGCCAATGAGATCGCTGTTGATGCTTTTCTTAACAGTAGATTGCGTTACGATCTCATCGCCCCAGTTATAGAAGAGACTCTGGCTGAGCAGGGTATAGTGGCAACCCCGACTGACCTTGAATCTGCTCGAGAAGTTGATGCACAAGCACGGCTGACAGCTGAGAGGGCTGTCATCCGCCAAGCAGAATAA
- the rseP gene encoding RIP metalloprotease RseP, protein MTLIWSILAFLVAITILVGIHEAGHFLVARRLGVKVRRFSIGFGRPLLRWQGRAPDHTEYVLAMIPLGGYVQMLEGREPGLSEEDKARSLNSRPVGQRAAVVIAGPAANFLFAILVYWAVAVIGDEEHRPIIDQPPENTVAYEAGLERGHEIISIDGRETPTWQSAVMTLLDVGFRHEALPVVAKSEEGREQEYYLNLAAEQELRDTVDILGTIGLYAYMPILDPQLGHVQEDGPAGKAGMSAGDKIIKVADQPVETWRELTERLEGLAGEEVEIVFEREGVEQSSLVTLGKMERGGREVGRLGVGPQIPESYRERMVREVQYGPVEGFFVGVERTWDTTKLTAKMLGRMIIGEASLQNIGGPVTIGEFAGESAAIGITAFLFFLGLISVTLGIVNLLPIPILDGGHLMYLGYEAVTGRAVSDYAMAIGQRIGILAIIAIMTLALYNDFTRIFG, encoded by the coding sequence ATGACCCTAATCTGGAGCATACTAGCTTTCTTGGTCGCGATTACCATACTGGTTGGGATCCACGAGGCGGGGCACTTCCTCGTCGCGCGGCGACTGGGGGTGAAGGTGCGGCGCTTCTCGATTGGCTTCGGTCGCCCATTGTTGCGCTGGCAAGGGCGAGCTCCAGATCACACCGAATATGTTTTGGCCATGATACCTCTCGGTGGCTATGTCCAAATGTTGGAGGGGCGTGAGCCAGGCCTTTCTGAAGAGGATAAGGCGCGCTCCTTGAATAGCCGCCCGGTAGGTCAGCGCGCGGCTGTTGTGATTGCAGGACCTGCGGCTAATTTCCTGTTTGCTATCTTGGTCTACTGGGCAGTGGCGGTTATTGGTGACGAGGAGCACCGCCCAATCATCGATCAGCCACCAGAAAATACCGTGGCCTACGAGGCAGGCCTTGAACGTGGTCACGAGATAATCAGCATAGATGGCCGTGAGACACCGACGTGGCAGAGTGCCGTGATGACTCTGCTCGATGTCGGATTTCGCCACGAGGCATTGCCGGTTGTAGCTAAAAGTGAAGAGGGTAGGGAGCAGGAGTACTATCTAAACCTAGCGGCAGAGCAGGAGTTGCGGGATACCGTAGATATTCTCGGAACCATCGGTTTGTATGCCTATATGCCGATTCTTGATCCGCAGCTGGGCCATGTGCAGGAGGATGGCCCGGCGGGCAAGGCCGGCATGAGCGCTGGAGACAAGATAATCAAGGTTGCCGATCAACCTGTCGAAACATGGCGAGAGCTAACCGAGCGCCTGGAAGGATTGGCCGGGGAAGAGGTTGAGATAGTCTTTGAACGCGAAGGTGTCGAGCAGAGTAGCCTGGTTACCCTGGGGAAAATGGAGAGAGGCGGGCGTGAGGTTGGCCGCCTAGGAGTAGGTCCACAGATCCCCGAAAGCTACCGGGAGCGAATGGTCCGTGAAGTACAGTATGGGCCGGTTGAGGGCTTTTTCGTTGGGGTTGAGCGCACTTGGGACACTACCAAGCTAACTGCAAAGATGCTCGGACGGATGATAATCGGCGAGGCTAGCCTGCAGAATATCGGCGGTCCGGTTACTATTGGTGAGTTTGCCGGCGAGAGTGCGGCCATAGGCATAACGGCATTCCTCTTCTTCCTCGGATTGATTAGCGTAACCCTGGGCATAGTTAACCTGTTGCCCATCCCCATACTGGATGGTGGCCATTTAATGTATCTAGGCTATGAGGCAGTCACCGGTCGGGCGGTGTCCGATTATGCGATGGCTATCGGTCAGCGAATTGGTATTTTGGCCATCATCGCCATAATGACTCTAGCCTTGTACAACGACTTTACCCGGATATTTGGATGA
- the bamA gene encoding outer membrane protein assembly factor BamA, with product MRHRCAVPRNSWSHALVSRLLWRHGRIRHIAPRSVMLSLATLLLVAVSTGASANQFVVDDIRVEGNERVAEGAVFNYLPIEPGDEISSADVASAIRELYRSGFFRDVELLRDNDTLIVQVQERPSIARLEIEGNEQIRDDDLLDALRAAGLAEGQVFNRAQLAEIERELVQQYFAQGKYDVSVESTVSPLERNRVAVRIDIDEGPVAEIRSINFVGNSAFTDQQLRSVFELRPRRWWAPWSQRHRYARGMLANDLESLRRYYQDRGYIQYSITSTQVSISTDRRDVFITINMDEGEQFEVGDVQVRGHLVVPPEELYERLAISAGDIYSRSKVDEGVQGIRERLAKDGYAFSEVNVRPVIDEEERTVDLVYFVDPGARVYVRNINITGNQRTQDEVIRREMRQLEGGPLSSEALDRSRTRLNRLGFFSFVNMDTPRVPGTDDRVDVDVTVEERMTGQLQAGIGYGDIQGLLVNFSVSQDNFAGTGDRMSVTVNSSEVSNVYDLTYTDRFHTVEGVSRTLSAGYRETRARRADLADYDLTSGHSSVEYGLPVSEVDRLSARLRYEHIGIDVRGDTPDWITEYLDDEGDRFDMIKPRLSWQRDTRDRGVFPTSGGRQRLSLEGTVPGADQEFYKLNYEHRRYWPMPWAGDEVTFSVEGRASYGDGYGDSDRLPFFEHYYAGGVRTVRGYRGNYLGPRKADNGEPIGGNARILTKAQVIFPPTAEAQSVRMAAFVDAGQVFNTRLDRYSDLEDSDKVKPEGLDSVDLGELRAAAGISLIWMSPVGPLTFSLSEPLNPSDEDRTETFQFSLGTEF from the coding sequence TTGAGACATAGATGCGCAGTGCCGCGGAACTCATGGAGTCACGCCTTAGTCTCTCGACTTCTCTGGCGCCATGGCAGAATCCGTCATATAGCCCCTCGCTCTGTCATGCTGAGCCTGGCGACGCTGCTGCTCGTTGCCGTTAGCACAGGGGCTAGTGCCAATCAGTTCGTGGTTGATGATATACGGGTGGAGGGCAATGAACGGGTAGCCGAAGGGGCAGTGTTCAACTATCTGCCCATAGAGCCGGGTGATGAGATAAGCTCAGCCGATGTGGCGAGTGCGATAAGGGAACTATACCGTTCTGGTTTTTTCCGTGACGTTGAGCTGCTGCGTGATAACGACACATTGATAGTCCAAGTCCAGGAGCGGCCTTCCATTGCCCGTTTGGAGATCGAAGGGAATGAGCAGATACGCGACGATGATCTGCTTGATGCTCTGCGTGCAGCTGGTCTAGCTGAGGGTCAGGTCTTCAATCGCGCTCAGCTCGCCGAAATAGAGCGAGAGCTCGTGCAGCAGTATTTTGCCCAGGGCAAGTACGATGTCTCGGTAGAGAGCACTGTCTCGCCATTGGAGCGGAATAGAGTTGCAGTACGCATTGATATCGACGAAGGCCCAGTAGCTGAGATTCGTAGTATTAATTTTGTCGGTAACAGCGCCTTTACTGACCAGCAGTTGCGTTCAGTCTTTGAGCTTAGACCGCGGCGGTGGTGGGCACCTTGGTCACAGCGCCATCGTTATGCTAGAGGTATGTTGGCTAACGATTTGGAGTCGCTGCGCAGGTACTATCAGGACCGCGGTTACATCCAATACTCCATAACATCTACTCAGGTCTCGATTAGTACTGATCGACGGGACGTATTCATCACCATCAACATGGATGAGGGTGAGCAATTTGAGGTCGGTGATGTGCAGGTGCGTGGCCACTTGGTGGTCCCCCCTGAAGAACTCTATGAAAGGCTTGCTATATCCGCTGGTGATATTTATTCGCGTAGTAAAGTCGATGAGGGTGTTCAAGGCATTCGGGAACGGCTTGCTAAAGATGGCTACGCCTTCTCTGAGGTTAATGTCAGACCGGTCATAGATGAGGAGGAGAGGACGGTAGATCTGGTCTACTTCGTTGATCCGGGTGCCAGGGTCTATGTCCGCAATATTAATATTACCGGCAACCAAAGGACTCAGGATGAGGTTATCCGGCGTGAGATGCGTCAACTCGAAGGGGGTCCCTTGTCCAGTGAGGCCCTCGATAGGTCGCGGACCCGCCTGAACAGGCTCGGCTTCTTTAGCTTTGTGAATATGGATACGCCACGGGTGCCGGGGACCGACGATCGCGTCGATGTCGACGTTACTGTTGAGGAGAGGATGACCGGCCAGCTTCAGGCAGGGATTGGCTACGGCGATATCCAGGGCTTGCTAGTTAACTTCTCTGTCTCTCAGGATAACTTCGCCGGCACGGGAGACCGGATGAGCGTAACCGTCAATAGCTCCGAGGTCTCTAATGTCTATGATCTAACATATACAGACCGATTCCACACCGTTGAAGGCGTATCGCGGACCCTTTCGGCGGGTTACCGGGAAACGCGGGCGAGACGTGCCGATTTGGCTGACTACGATTTGACCTCAGGGCACAGCTCGGTTGAGTACGGCTTGCCGGTCAGCGAGGTGGACAGGCTATCGGCTAGGCTGCGTTATGAGCATATCGGCATAGATGTTCGTGGTGACACCCCTGATTGGATAACGGAGTATCTCGACGATGAGGGTGATCGTTTCGATATGATCAAGCCGCGCCTATCCTGGCAGCGTGATACCCGCGATCGTGGTGTCTTCCCGACTAGCGGTGGGCGGCAGCGGTTGTCGTTAGAGGGGACAGTGCCGGGAGCCGATCAGGAGTTCTACAAGCTCAATTACGAGCACCGGCGCTATTGGCCGATGCCGTGGGCAGGTGATGAGGTGACATTCTCTGTCGAGGGCCGCGCCTCTTACGGCGATGGTTATGGCGATTCCGATAGGTTGCCCTTCTTTGAGCACTACTATGCCGGGGGTGTCAGGACCGTACGCGGCTACCGGGGCAACTATCTAGGTCCGCGCAAGGCTGATAATGGTGAGCCGATAGGTGGTAATGCGAGGATTCTTACCAAGGCCCAGGTTATCTTTCCGCCTACTGCGGAGGCGCAGTCTGTGCGTATGGCAGCGTTTGTTGATGCCGGCCAGGTCTTCAATACCCGGCTCGATAGATACTCAGATTTAGAGGATTCTGATAAGGTTAAACCCGAAGGCCTGGATAGTGTAGATCTTGGTGAGCTGCGGGCTGCGGCAGGTATTTCACTGATCTGGATGTCGCCGGTTGGGCCACTTACATTCAGCCTTTCCGAACCTCTCAATCCAAGTGATGAAGATCGTACCGAGACCTTCCAGTTCTCATTGGGTACCGAGTTTTAA
- the fabZ gene encoding 3-hydroxyacyl-ACP dehydratase FabZ translates to MNLLPHRYPMLLIDRVLECTPYEHLASIKNVTINEPFFVGHFPQKPVMPGVLILESLAQACGMLAFRSVQDTLSPNDVIYLVGIDKARFKRPVEPGDQFKHEVTVRRVTRGIWIFEAKGSVDGQLAAECEVRCTVRSV, encoded by the coding sequence ATGAACCTTCTTCCCCATCGCTATCCGATGCTGCTAATCGACAGGGTGCTTGAGTGTACGCCTTATGAGCATTTAGCAAGCATTAAAAACGTTACTATTAACGAGCCTTTTTTCGTTGGCCATTTTCCCCAGAAACCGGTAATGCCTGGCGTGCTCATCCTCGAGTCACTTGCTCAGGCATGTGGCATGCTCGCCTTCAGAAGCGTTCAGGATACCCTAAGCCCTAACGATGTGATATACCTGGTCGGCATCGATAAGGCGCGCTTCAAGCGCCCCGTGGAGCCGGGGGATCAGTTCAAACATGAGGTGACAGTGCGGCGAGTGACTAGGGGTATATGGATTTTTGAGGCCAAGGGAAGTGTTGATGGCCAACTCGCTGCAGAGTGTGAAGTACGCTGCACGGTGCGTTCAGTTTGA
- the lpxA gene encoding acyl-ACP--UDP-N-acetylglucosamine O-acyltransferase — protein sequence MTKVHPQALVDPKASLAEDVEVGPFTVIGPGVEIDSGTWVGPHAVLRGPLQIGRDNRIYQFAALGEAPQHKGYKDEPTLLKIGHGNTIREFVTCHRGTAQGRGETRIGDNNWLMAYCHIAHDCSLGDNLLFANSASLAGHVDVGDNATLGGFALVHQFCRVGSYAFCGFGSGINRDVPPFVTVSGQMAVPRGVNSVGLRRHGFSAERITAIKRAYKILYRRGLRLEDARDALSDQLSDSADVRQMVDFLDSSKRGLLR from the coding sequence TTGACAAAAGTTCATCCACAAGCGTTGGTAGATCCTAAGGCCTCTTTGGCAGAAGACGTCGAGGTGGGGCCGTTTACTGTTATCGGTCCCGGCGTTGAGATCGACTCAGGGACTTGGGTTGGTCCACATGCTGTGCTTCGTGGTCCTCTACAGATAGGCCGAGATAACAGAATCTACCAGTTTGCCGCGCTTGGTGAGGCGCCTCAGCATAAAGGGTACAAGGACGAGCCTACGCTACTGAAAATAGGCCATGGCAACACTATACGTGAATTCGTTACTTGTCACCGCGGTACTGCGCAGGGGCGCGGCGAGACGCGCATTGGCGATAACAACTGGTTAATGGCCTATTGCCATATAGCCCACGATTGCTCGTTGGGTGATAACCTCCTGTTCGCCAACTCAGCCTCTCTAGCTGGACACGTTGATGTTGGTGATAATGCAACCCTAGGCGGTTTTGCCCTTGTTCACCAATTCTGCCGCGTAGGCTCGTATGCCTTTTGTGGCTTTGGTAGTGGCATCAACCGTGATGTGCCGCCGTTCGTTACTGTCTCTGGGCAAATGGCAGTACCGCGGGGAGTCAATTCTGTGGGTTTGCGTCGGCACGGTTTCTCTGCCGAGCGGATTACTGCGATTAAGCGGGCCTATAAGATCCTCTATCGGCGGGGTTTGCGTCTTGAAGACGCAAGAGATGCCCTATCCGATCAACTGTCTGATTCAGCTGATGTGCGGCAGATGGTTGATTTCCTCGATTCGAGCAAACGCGGTTTGCTGCGCTGA
- the lpxB gene encoding lipid-A-disaccharide synthase, whose amino-acid sequence MAGPRIALLAGELSGDVLGAGLMRALAEYVPGAEYEGVGGPAMEAAGLQRLAPMEGLALMGLTEVVGHLPRLLGLRRQLVNHWIENPPDIFIGIDLPDFNLSVEKRLRSAGITTVHYVSPSVWAWRRGRIKTIRRAVDRMLTLYPFEQSFYDQSGVDAVCVGHPAADRFPLQVDRVVARQSLELSLSSTVVAILPGSRGSEVSRLISEFAAAAAILAEGYDDTRFVVPVASEHLREEISAEFERHGLGERLTLVAGDAARVATSADVAIVASGTATLEVMLAKCPMVVAYRVSWLTYYLVKAMIKVQWVSQPNLLAQESLVVELFQGQACASNLAAEAGYWLDKPHAAQQLRQRFTTIHADLARNADQRAAQAVLEKLQ is encoded by the coding sequence ATGGCCGGACCGAGGATTGCTTTGTTAGCAGGAGAGCTATCAGGAGATGTCCTTGGTGCAGGCTTGATGCGTGCTCTTGCTGAATATGTACCTGGAGCTGAATATGAAGGAGTGGGCGGGCCAGCCATGGAGGCTGCTGGTCTGCAGCGCCTCGCTCCCATGGAAGGCCTTGCTCTCATGGGGCTGACTGAAGTGGTGGGCCATTTGCCGCGATTGCTTGGCCTACGGCGACAATTAGTCAATCATTGGATAGAAAACCCGCCCGACATATTCATCGGCATTGATTTGCCTGATTTTAACCTCTCTGTGGAGAAACGCTTGCGCTCCGCAGGAATAACAACAGTTCACTATGTGAGCCCCTCAGTCTGGGCGTGGCGACGGGGGAGGATAAAAACCATCCGCCGGGCAGTGGACCGGATGCTGACCCTCTACCCTTTCGAGCAGAGTTTTTATGATCAGAGCGGTGTCGATGCGGTTTGTGTAGGGCATCCAGCCGCAGATCGTTTCCCGTTGCAAGTCGATCGAGTAGTAGCACGTCAGAGCCTCGAACTATCACTGAGTAGTACCGTAGTAGCTATACTCCCGGGGAGTCGGGGTAGCGAAGTGTCGCGGTTGATAAGCGAATTTGCCGCAGCTGCAGCCATTTTGGCTGAAGGGTACGACGACACTCGATTTGTAGTTCCGGTGGCGTCTGAGCATTTACGCGAAGAAATAAGCGCTGAGTTTGAGCGGCATGGACTCGGCGAGCGGTTAACTCTTGTAGCTGGCGATGCGGCGAGAGTAGCAACCTCAGCGGATGTGGCTATAGTTGCTTCGGGTACCGCTACACTGGAGGTTATGCTGGCTAAGTGTCCAATGGTTGTGGCATACAGGGTCTCTTGGCTGACCTACTACTTAGTCAAGGCCATGATTAAGGTGCAGTGGGTCTCCCAGCCCAACCTCTTAGCTCAGGAGTCACTGGTAGTGGAACTCTTTCAGGGGCAAGCATGCGCCAGCAATTTGGCAGCTGAGGCTGGGTACTGGTTAGATAAACCGCATGCTGCTCAGCAGTTGCGTCAGCGCTTTACTACTATCCATGCCGACTTGGCTCGCAATGCTGACCAAAGAGCAGCGCAGGCGGTACTGGAGAAGCTGCAGTGA
- a CDS encoding ribonuclease HII: protein MSEVPLSAPVAGVDEAGRGPWAGPVVAAAVILEHPVPGVTDSKRLTAKVREHLAGVIRDSALAWALGRAEVAEVDQLNVRQATLLAMRRALQALNLSPGGVLIDGKDLPAELKWPARAVVGGDSSEPAIAAASILAKTARDREMVDWDREYPQYGFAGHKGYGTAGHRRALEKWGPSPLHRRSFAPVRRLLAATK from the coding sequence GTGAGCGAGGTACCATTGTCCGCCCCCGTTGCTGGTGTCGATGAGGCGGGTAGAGGCCCTTGGGCGGGGCCGGTAGTTGCTGCAGCGGTTATCCTTGAACATCCGGTTCCCGGTGTGACTGATTCCAAGAGGTTAACAGCTAAGGTGCGCGAACATTTGGCGGGAGTGATTCGTGATAGTGCCTTGGCTTGGGCTCTGGGCCGTGCGGAAGTAGCGGAAGTAGACCAACTAAATGTTCGTCAAGCTACCCTGCTAGCTATGCGCCGGGCTTTGCAAGCCCTGAACCTCTCCCCGGGCGGAGTGTTGATTGATGGTAAAGACTTGCCCGCGGAGCTGAAATGGCCAGCTCGAGCTGTGGTCGGCGGCGATTCCAGCGAGCCAGCTATAGCGGCAGCTTCGATTCTTGCCAAAACGGCGCGTGATCGTGAGATGGTGGATTGGGATAGAGAGTATCCTCAGTACGGCTTTGCCGGCCATAAGGGTTATGGCACTGCTGGCCACCGCAGGGCTTTAGAAAAATGGGGGCCTTCCCCTCTGCATAGACGCAGCTTTGCCCCAGTGCGCAGGCTGCTGGCGGCCACCAAATAA
- a CDS encoding Coenzyme F420 hydrogenase/dehydrogenase, beta subunit C-terminal domain: protein MLRMKEEKTVQFWSSQVPQGCWSPVLSEPAERPLCTDCGLSRTSRAKRCGRACQFLRPDYPTLERQVHGRERDPQRADELHFGPFTDMYQASLRQPLPDAQWTGITTRVAERLLEEREVDAVLTVTSSAGDRWQPVPVLVTEPEGLSICRGMRIGFAPLLALLDHALQKGYKRLAVIAMPCQVHPLRVIEEELGFERLDVIGTPCADNTDTPRFHEFLNFFADDPNQVTYLEFRPDHYVELRYEGGRKEEIPFLQLPLAKLSPDFFPLTCRTCVDYTNALADLVIGSMGGRGEQWVIIRNQRGQELIDILGDEIRLRPAGSAGKRASAVQGYLSNTERAASGMPVRRMPNWLRPIMSRLMPYMGPRGLEFARARVEMKAGETLIHLRQMAPERIKSMVPEHVYELAKPYDVGGGSSQ from the coding sequence ATGCTTCGCATGAAAGAGGAGAAAACGGTTCAGTTTTGGTCTTCACAGGTGCCGCAGGGATGCTGGAGTCCGGTCCTGAGTGAACCTGCTGAACGGCCACTGTGCACTGATTGCGGGCTTTCGCGAACCTCGAGAGCCAAGCGCTGTGGTCGGGCATGTCAATTTCTGCGTCCCGATTATCCGACCTTGGAAAGACAAGTTCACGGTCGCGAGCGCGACCCACAGCGCGCCGATGAACTGCATTTTGGCCCCTTTACCGATATGTATCAGGCCTCGTTGCGCCAGCCCTTGCCAGATGCGCAGTGGACAGGAATAACCACGCGAGTAGCCGAACGGTTGCTCGAGGAGCGCGAGGTCGATGCTGTGCTGACCGTTACAAGCTCTGCCGGCGATCGGTGGCAGCCGGTGCCGGTTTTGGTAACCGAGCCGGAAGGACTGTCTATCTGCCGGGGGATGCGGATCGGCTTTGCGCCGTTGCTGGCGTTGCTAGATCATGCCCTGCAGAAGGGCTACAAGCGCCTTGCTGTTATCGCCATGCCGTGTCAGGTGCATCCCCTGCGGGTTATCGAGGAGGAACTTGGATTTGAGCGCCTCGACGTTATCGGCACCCCTTGTGCAGATAACACGGACACGCCGAGATTTCATGAGTTTTTAAACTTTTTTGCCGATGATCCAAATCAAGTTACTTATCTTGAGTTCCGCCCAGATCACTACGTAGAGCTGCGCTATGAGGGCGGTCGTAAAGAAGAGATTCCGTTCCTGCAGTTGCCCCTAGCTAAGCTTTCCCCCGATTTTTTTCCGTTGACCTGCCGGACCTGCGTTGATTACACCAATGCTTTGGCTGACTTGGTGATTGGCAGTATGGGCGGCCGTGGCGAACAGTGGGTTATAATTCGCAATCAGCGTGGCCAAGAGCTCATCGATATCCTTGGCGATGAGATCAGGTTGCGTCCTGCCGGTAGCGCTGGCAAGAGAGCTAGTGCTGTGCAAGGGTACCTGAGTAACACCGAGCGTGCCGCAAGCGGTATGCCGGTAAGGCGCATGCCGAACTGGTTGCGGCCTATTATGAGCCGATTGATGCCCTATATGGGGCCGCGCGGGTTGGAGTTTGCTCGTGCCCGGGTAGAGATGAAGGCGGGCGAGACATTGATCCATCTTCGCCAGATGGCGCCTGAGCGGATCAAGTCAATGGTGCCTGAGCATGTCTATGAGTTAGCCAAGCCCTACGATGTGGGGGGCGGAAGCTCGCAATAA